Proteins encoded within one genomic window of Bombina bombina isolate aBomBom1 chromosome 1, aBomBom1.pri, whole genome shotgun sequence:
- the LOC128640008 gene encoding zinc finger protein 468 — protein sequence MNNYKLQMAEQFLSHALGIIYLLTGEEYTVVKKNACSIHQLKGEVPIKCDDAAVYFSVEEWDYIDGHKELYKDIMVENHQTQRTLKFAAHESSGQKLKLESTGHCDSELNTELLSDKQEDERLGKAITQVGRHSDLHASHDEHVEIQVTESQGDQSILHQAETCSAPSLELTGNYDDENLVSVSVVEETGNENQVQTNSTLEEVHLHKIDEYKMDIKEEFNIIDGKSEMTMEDNSSYATLQIQGYLFDRYLPQDSLFDRNKSTYHLTSCEHEQISGHFEERVIESHSDVPSTPRTTNMNEPVNYATHGNEIEHNVYFKELNSVERPYLCQKCGNVFTHSSSLARHLRAHTGVKPYVCLYCGKRFSERIYLKEHHRMHTGEKPYVCKLCGKSFSRRFCFDVHKKTHTGEKPYGCQQCGKCFSQRPHLMAHLRIHTGEKPYVCKLCGKSFSRRYSLDEHKKTHTEERPYACQQCGKAFTRMSSLGRHHRVHREEKNIPARDVEIGSLNVLI from the exons ATGAACAATTACAAGCTGCAGATGGCAGAGCAGTTCTTGAGTCACGCCCTGGGCATCATCTACCTGCTGACTGGAGAG GAATATACTGTTGTGAAGAAAAATGCTTGTAGCATTCATCAACTGAAAGGAGAG gtgcctataaagtgtgacgATGCCGCAGTGTATTTCTCTGTGGAGGAATGGGATTATATAGATGGACACAAAGAGCTTTACAAAGACATCATGGTAGAGAATCACCAGACACAAAGGACTTTGAAGTTTGCAGCACATGAGAGCTCAG GACAAAAATTAAAATTGGAATCAACAGGTCACTGTGATAGTGAACTAAATACAGAGTTGTTAAGCGACAAGCAAGAGGATGAGAGACTTGGAAAGGCAATTACACAAGTGGGGAGACATTCAGATTTGCATGCGA GTCATGATGAACATGTAGAGATACAGGTAACTGAATCTCAGGGAGATCAAAGCATTCTTCATCAGGCAGAAACCTGTTCAGCGCCATCTTTAG AATTAACAGGTAACTATGATGATGAAAATCTAGTCTCTGTATCAGTTGTTGAGGAAACAGGAAATGAAAATCAGGTGCAAACCAATTCAACTCTCGAAGAAG TGCACTTACATAAAATAGATGAATACAAAATGGATATAAAAGAAGAATTCAACATAATAGACGGTAAATCGGAAATGACAATGGAAGATAATAGTAGTTATGCTACTCTACAAATTCAAGGATATCTCTTTGACAGATACTTGCCTCAAGATTCATTATTTGACAGAAATAAGTCTACATATCATTTGACATCTTGCGAACATGAGCAAATCTCTGGTCATTTTGAAGAAAGAGTTATTGAAAGTCATAGTGATGTACCTTCTACTCCCAGAACTACTAATATGAATGAACCAGTAAACTATGCAACACATGGTAACGAAATAGAACATAATGTATATTTCAAAGAATTAAATTCAGTAGAAAGGCCATATCTCTGCCAGAAGTGCGGCAACGTCTTTACTCATTCATCCAGTTTGGCTAGACATCTAAGAGCTCATACAGGTGTGAAACCATATGTTTGCCTGTACTGTGGAAAAAGATTTTCTGAAAGGATTTATTTGAAAGAACACCACAGAATGCATACAGGAGAAAAACCATATGTTTGCAAACTGTGTGGAAAAAGCTTTTCTCGAAGATTTTGTTTTGATGTTCACAAGAAAACACATACAGGAGAGAAACCTTATGGTTGCCAACAGTGTGGGAAGTGCTTCTCTCAAAGACCACATCTGATGGCACATCTCAGAatccacacaggagaaaaaccataTGTTTGCAAGCTGTGTGGAAAAAGCTTTTCACGAAGATATAGTTTAGATGAACACAAGAAAACCCATACAGAAGAGAGACCCTATGCTTGTCAGCAATGTGGAAAAGCCTTCACTCGAATGTCCAGTTTAGGTAGACATCACAGAGTTcatagagaagaaaaaaatatcCCTGCTAGAGATGTGGAAATAGGTTCTCTGAATGTTCTTATCTGA